A genomic region of Amphiura filiformis chromosome 6, Afil_fr2py, whole genome shotgun sequence contains the following coding sequences:
- the LOC140155259 gene encoding galanin receptor type 1-like, which translates to MSTIDASYYTPLLTTSSTDTLFPTGETHYEVSTKETVLRIIYAVIGSLGILGNLTVCTVFIIRRKAFNSITNKLILNQSCIDLLNSIVFLTLRFGPRYLPHNSLGEFLCRFWYNEYVMWALFITSTVNLVCLSLERYFATCHPVKHRTLFSNKVPKIGIPCIWLAGFTYELYWAAVPVDYSCYPAWGSKGVQMFMGILLFICGYLLPISTMAFSYVSIIMMLRRRTQDRQKAAVSAFQKAKKNVTITSCLVFICYVVCWTPTEITYLMYNLGYPYDFTSTAHDVFVVVVLCNMITNPIIYAFKYQHFQKQFQKVFCVCCQNKVGDLGTVSVVVDPAGADASSDMG; encoded by the coding sequence ATGTCTACCATTGATGCAAGCTATTACACTCCTCTTCTTACTACATCATCAACAGATACTTTATTCCCTACCGGGGAAACTCACTACGAGGTTTCAACTAAAGAAACGGTCCTGCGTATCATTTACGCCGTAATTGGCAGTTTGGGTATACTTGGAAACCTTACCGTTTGCACCGTTTTCATAATACGGCGGAAAGCCTTCAATTCCATCACCAACAAACTCATACTCAATCAGTCCTGTATCGATCTACttaattctattgtttttcttaccTTACGATTTGGACCGAGGTATTTACCCCACAACAGCTTAGGTGAATTCTTGTGTCGCTTCTGGTACAATGAGTATGTTATGTGGGCTTTGTTTATTACATCCACTGTTAATCTCGTCTGTTTATCGTTAGAAAGGTATTTTGCTACATGTCATCCTGTTAAACATCGGACGTTATTCAGTAACAAAGTTCCAAAGATTGGTATCCCGTGTATTTGGCTCGCAGGATTTACGTACGAATTATATTGGGCGGCGGTCCCTGTCGACTATTCTTGTTATCCAGCTTGGGGCAGTAAGGGTGTCCAAATGTTCATGGGCATCTTACTCTTCATCTGTGGATATTTACTTCCCATATCAACTATGGCTTTTTCTTACGTAAGCATCATAATGATGCTCAGACGCCGCACGCAAGACCGACAAAAAGCCGCGGTTAGCGCTTTTCAGAAGGCTAAGAAAAACGTGACAATAACTTCGTGTTTGGTGTTTATATGTTACGTGGTTTGTTGGACACCAACAGAAATTACTTATCTTATGTACAATCTGGGCTATCCCTATGACTTTACTAGTACTGCACACGATGTATTCGTGGTTGTAGTACTCTGTAACATGATAACTAATCCGATCATATATGCATTTAAGTATCAGCATTTTCAGAAGCAATTTCAGAAAGTTTTTTGTGTATGTTGCCAGAATAAAGTTGGAGACTTGGGTACTGTAAGTGTGGTGGTTGATCCAGCTGGAGCAGACGCCAGCAGTGACATGGGataa